Genomic DNA from Pongo abelii isolate AG06213 chromosome 22, NHGRI_mPonAbe1-v2.0_pri, whole genome shotgun sequence:
AGCCCCGTGTCATCAGCAAAAGCCGTGTGAGTCAACAGGTGTGAAGACTCAAGATGAGCACACAGACGCATCCGTGGTTTTATGGGGAATGATGAGGGCTGGCCAGTTCTCCTCACGACAAAAGTCAAACCGACTTCCCTGTGTCGCGTGTGAAGCTTGTTAGTGGACAGAGAGGAACGCAGGGTTCTGCTGCAGGAGAATGACAGCCACAGCGCTGGGTGCCGTCACGTGGCTTCGTGTGCAGTTAGCATTTTACAAACTGAGAAGAGTATAAAAAAGCCCAAACCCCAAAGATTTCTTATTTCAAGTGACTAAATCTAGGAACAGAGATGAACAGGGAATAGAAGGTCACCAGTCTGCAAGACGAGAGGACTGTCCTTCAGGGGCAGCTCTCTGGCCGCCTGTCCTGGAAGGCTGGCAGGTTCACTGGTCAAGGTCAGGAGACCGCAATGGCCACGTGGTCCCCCGGCTGGGCTGTGCTGCGGAGTGTGCACCTCACAGGAAGCGTCGGGACTGATATGCTGGAGCGCTTTAGTTGTTTTCAAATCTA
This window encodes:
- the PTTG1IP gene encoding pituitary tumor-transforming gene 1 protein-interacting protein isoform X1, which translates into the protein MAPGVARGPTPYWRLRLGGAALLLLLIPVAAAQEPPGAACSQNTNKTCEECLKNVSACSKKKTRMLDLKTTKALQHISPDASCEVHTPQHSPAGGPRGHCGLLTLTSEPASLPGQAARELPLKDSPLVLQTGDLLFPVHLCS